From a region of the Hippopotamus amphibius kiboko isolate mHipAmp2 chromosome 3, mHipAmp2.hap2, whole genome shotgun sequence genome:
- the POLA2 gene encoding DNA polymerase alpha subunit B isoform X3 — MAGELIAFCTSTHKDCLTSETLNSFEHEFLSKRLSKARHSASTDTGHAGARDIVSIQELIEVEEEEETLLNSYTTPSKGSQKRAITTPETPLTKRSVSSRSPHQLLSPSSFSPSATPSQKYNSRSNRGEVVTSFGSAQGLSWSGRGGASNISVKVLGYPEPLTGSYKSMFQKLPDIREVLTCKIEELGSELKEHYKIEAFTPVLVPAQEPVTLLGQIGCDSNGKLNHKSVILEGDREHSSGAQIPVDLSELQEYSLFPGQVVVMEGINTTGRKLVATRLYEGVPLPFHQPTEEDGDSEQIMVLVACGPYTTSDSIAFEPLLDLITIINHDRPDVCMLFGPFLDAKHKQVETCLLTSPFEDVFKQCLRTIIEGTRSSGSHLVFVPSLRDVHHEPVYPQPPFTCSDLPREDKKRVQFVSEPCTLSINGMIFGLTSTDLLFHMGAEEISSSSGTSDRFSRILKHILTQRSYYPLYPPQEDVAIDYENFYAYAQLPVTPDVFIAPSELKYFVKDILGCICVNPGRLTKGQVGGTFGRLYLRRQTAGAEGRQSPCTAAQVVRI, encoded by the exons ATGGCCGGCGAGCTTATCGCCTTCTGCACCAGCACACATAAGGACTGCCTCACCTCAGAGACTCTCAACTCTTTCGAGCACGAG tttctgaGCAAAAGATTGTCCAAAGCCAGGCACAGTGCCTCCACGGACACTGGGCACGCGGGAGCCAGAGACATTGTTTCCATACAAGAGCT AATtgaagtggaggaggaagaggagacccTCTTGAACTCGTACACCACACCCTCTAAG GGTTCTCAGAAGCGAGCTATCACCACCCCAGAAACCCCCCTCACAAAAAGGAGTGTGTCCTCTCGAAGCCCCCATCAGCTCCTCTCACCGTCGAGTTTCTCTCCAAG TGCTACCCCCTCTCAGAAATACAACTCGAGAAGTAACCGAGGAGAAGTGGTCACCTCCTTTGGCTCAGCACAGGGGTTGTCTTGGTCCGGGAGAGGAGGAGCCAGTAACATCAGCGTGAAGGTCTTGGGGTATCCAGAGCCGCTAACCGGGAGCTACAAATCCATGTTTCAGAAGCTCCCAGACATCCGagaag TTCTGACCTGTAAGATAGAAGAACTTGGCAGTGAACTCAAGGAACATTACAAGATTGAGGCTTTTACTCCTGTTCTAGTCCCAGCACAA GAGCCCGTCACTCTGCTGGGCCAGATCGGCTGTGACAGCAACGGGAAGCTGAACCACAAGTCAGTGATTCTGGAGGGAGATCGGGAACATTCCTCAGGCGCTCAGATTCCAGTGGATCTATCTGAACTCCAAGAATATTCTCTGTTTCCTGGACAG GTTGTGGTTATGGAAGGCATCAACACCACTGGTAGAAAACTTGTTGCCACCAGACTCTACGAG GGTGTGCCACTGCCGTTCCATCAGCCCACGGAAGAGGATGGAG ATTCTGAGCAAATCATGGTCCTGGTGGCCTGTGGGCCGTACACCACATCTGACAGCATCGCGTTTGAGCCCCTGCTTGATCTGATCACCATCATCAACCACGACCGGCCCGACGTCTGCATGCTG TTTGGACCTTTCCTGGATGCTAAGCACAAACAGGTAGAG ACCTGTCTACTGACAAGCCCATTTGAAGATGTTTTCAAGCAATGTCTACGAACAATTATTGAAGGGACACGAAG CTCCGGCTCCCACCTTGTCTTCGTCCCATCGCTGAGAGACGTGCACCATGAGCCCGTGTACCCACAGCCACCTTTCACCTGCTCCGACCTGCCTCGAGAGGACAAAAAG CGAGTGCAGTTCGTGTCTGAGCCCTGCACCCTCTCCATAAATGGAATGATCTTTGGTTTGACGTCCACCGACCTGCTGTTCCACATGGGGGCTGAGGAGATCAGTAG TTCTTCCGGAACTTCAGACAGGTTCAGCCGAATACTCAAGCACATCCTGACCCAGCGGAG cTACTACCCGCTCTACCCTCCCCAGGAGGATGTGGCCATTGACTATGAGAATTTCTATGCCTACGCGCAGCTGCCCGTCACCCCCGATGTCTTCATAGCCCCTTCAGAGCTGAAATACTTTGTGAAG gaCATCCTTGGCTGCATCTGTGTGAATCCCGGGCGCCTCACCAAAGGGCAGGTGGGGGGCACCTTCGGCCGACTCTACCTCAGGAGGCAGACCGCGGGCGCCGAGGGGAGGCAGAGTCCGTGTACTGCCGCCCAGGTGGTCCGGATCTGA
- the POLA2 gene encoding DNA polymerase alpha subunit B isoform X2 has translation MAVSAQLLVEELEIFGLECEEALIEKLVELCILYGQNEEGMAGELIAFCTSTHKDCLTSETLNSFEHEFLSKRLSKARHSASTDTGHAGARDIVSIQELIEVEEEEETLLNSYTTPSKGSQKRAITTPETPLTKRSVSSRSPHQLLSPSSFSPSATPSQKYNSRSNRGEVVTSFGSAQGLSWSGRGGASNISVKVLGYPEPLTGSYKSMFQKLPDIREVLTCKIEELGSELKEHYKIEAFTPVLVPAQEPVTLLGQIGCDSNGKLNHKSVILEGDREHSSGAQIPVDLSELQEYSLFPGQGVPLPFHQPTEEDGDSEQIMVLVACGPYTTSDSIAFEPLLDLITIINHDRPDVCMLFGPFLDAKHKQVETCLLTSPFEDVFKQCLRTIIEGTRSSGSHLVFVPSLRDVHHEPVYPQPPFTCSDLPREDKKRVQFVSEPCTLSINGMIFGLTSTDLLFHMGAEEISSSSGTSDRFSRILKHILTQRSYYPLYPPQEDVAIDYENFYAYAQLPVTPDVFIAPSELKYFVKDILGCICVNPGRLTKGQVGGTFGRLYLRRQTAGAEGRQSPCTAAQVVRI, from the exons ATGGCCGTGTCCGCCCAGCTCTTGGTGGAGGAGTTGGAGATCTTCGGCCTAGAATGCGAGGAGGCTCTGATTGAGAAAT TGGTAGAGCTGTGCATTCTGTATGGACAGAATGAGGAGGGAATGGCCGGCGAGCTTATCGCCTTCTGCACCAGCACACATAAGGACTGCCTCACCTCAGAGACTCTCAACTCTTTCGAGCACGAG tttctgaGCAAAAGATTGTCCAAAGCCAGGCACAGTGCCTCCACGGACACTGGGCACGCGGGAGCCAGAGACATTGTTTCCATACAAGAGCT AATtgaagtggaggaggaagaggagacccTCTTGAACTCGTACACCACACCCTCTAAG GGTTCTCAGAAGCGAGCTATCACCACCCCAGAAACCCCCCTCACAAAAAGGAGTGTGTCCTCTCGAAGCCCCCATCAGCTCCTCTCACCGTCGAGTTTCTCTCCAAG TGCTACCCCCTCTCAGAAATACAACTCGAGAAGTAACCGAGGAGAAGTGGTCACCTCCTTTGGCTCAGCACAGGGGTTGTCTTGGTCCGGGAGAGGAGGAGCCAGTAACATCAGCGTGAAGGTCTTGGGGTATCCAGAGCCGCTAACCGGGAGCTACAAATCCATGTTTCAGAAGCTCCCAGACATCCGagaag TTCTGACCTGTAAGATAGAAGAACTTGGCAGTGAACTCAAGGAACATTACAAGATTGAGGCTTTTACTCCTGTTCTAGTCCCAGCACAA GAGCCCGTCACTCTGCTGGGCCAGATCGGCTGTGACAGCAACGGGAAGCTGAACCACAAGTCAGTGATTCTGGAGGGAGATCGGGAACATTCCTCAGGCGCTCAGATTCCAGTGGATCTATCTGAACTCCAAGAATATTCTCTGTTTCCTGGACAG GGTGTGCCACTGCCGTTCCATCAGCCCACGGAAGAGGATGGAG ATTCTGAGCAAATCATGGTCCTGGTGGCCTGTGGGCCGTACACCACATCTGACAGCATCGCGTTTGAGCCCCTGCTTGATCTGATCACCATCATCAACCACGACCGGCCCGACGTCTGCATGCTG TTTGGACCTTTCCTGGATGCTAAGCACAAACAGGTAGAG ACCTGTCTACTGACAAGCCCATTTGAAGATGTTTTCAAGCAATGTCTACGAACAATTATTGAAGGGACACGAAG CTCCGGCTCCCACCTTGTCTTCGTCCCATCGCTGAGAGACGTGCACCATGAGCCCGTGTACCCACAGCCACCTTTCACCTGCTCCGACCTGCCTCGAGAGGACAAAAAG CGAGTGCAGTTCGTGTCTGAGCCCTGCACCCTCTCCATAAATGGAATGATCTTTGGTTTGACGTCCACCGACCTGCTGTTCCACATGGGGGCTGAGGAGATCAGTAG TTCTTCCGGAACTTCAGACAGGTTCAGCCGAATACTCAAGCACATCCTGACCCAGCGGAG cTACTACCCGCTCTACCCTCCCCAGGAGGATGTGGCCATTGACTATGAGAATTTCTATGCCTACGCGCAGCTGCCCGTCACCCCCGATGTCTTCATAGCCCCTTCAGAGCTGAAATACTTTGTGAAG gaCATCCTTGGCTGCATCTGTGTGAATCCCGGGCGCCTCACCAAAGGGCAGGTGGGGGGCACCTTCGGCCGACTCTACCTCAGGAGGCAGACCGCGGGCGCCGAGGGGAGGCAGAGTCCGTGTACTGCCGCCCAGGTGGTCCGGATCTGA
- the POLA2 gene encoding DNA polymerase alpha subunit B isoform X1, protein MAVSAQLLVEELEIFGLECEEALIEKLVELCILYGQNEEGMAGELIAFCTSTHKDCLTSETLNSFEHEFLSKRLSKARHSASTDTGHAGARDIVSIQELIEVEEEEETLLNSYTTPSKGSQKRAITTPETPLTKRSVSSRSPHQLLSPSSFSPSATPSQKYNSRSNRGEVVTSFGSAQGLSWSGRGGASNISVKVLGYPEPLTGSYKSMFQKLPDIREVLTCKIEELGSELKEHYKIEAFTPVLVPAQEPVTLLGQIGCDSNGKLNHKSVILEGDREHSSGAQIPVDLSELQEYSLFPGQVVVMEGINTTGRKLVATRLYEGVPLPFHQPTEEDGDSEQIMVLVACGPYTTSDSIAFEPLLDLITIINHDRPDVCMLFGPFLDAKHKQVETCLLTSPFEDVFKQCLRTIIEGTRSSGSHLVFVPSLRDVHHEPVYPQPPFTCSDLPREDKKRVQFVSEPCTLSINGMIFGLTSTDLLFHMGAEEISSSSGTSDRFSRILKHILTQRSYYPLYPPQEDVAIDYENFYAYAQLPVTPDVFIAPSELKYFVKDILGCICVNPGRLTKGQVGGTFGRLYLRRQTAGAEGRQSPCTAAQVVRI, encoded by the exons ATGGCCGTGTCCGCCCAGCTCTTGGTGGAGGAGTTGGAGATCTTCGGCCTAGAATGCGAGGAGGCTCTGATTGAGAAAT TGGTAGAGCTGTGCATTCTGTATGGACAGAATGAGGAGGGAATGGCCGGCGAGCTTATCGCCTTCTGCACCAGCACACATAAGGACTGCCTCACCTCAGAGACTCTCAACTCTTTCGAGCACGAG tttctgaGCAAAAGATTGTCCAAAGCCAGGCACAGTGCCTCCACGGACACTGGGCACGCGGGAGCCAGAGACATTGTTTCCATACAAGAGCT AATtgaagtggaggaggaagaggagacccTCTTGAACTCGTACACCACACCCTCTAAG GGTTCTCAGAAGCGAGCTATCACCACCCCAGAAACCCCCCTCACAAAAAGGAGTGTGTCCTCTCGAAGCCCCCATCAGCTCCTCTCACCGTCGAGTTTCTCTCCAAG TGCTACCCCCTCTCAGAAATACAACTCGAGAAGTAACCGAGGAGAAGTGGTCACCTCCTTTGGCTCAGCACAGGGGTTGTCTTGGTCCGGGAGAGGAGGAGCCAGTAACATCAGCGTGAAGGTCTTGGGGTATCCAGAGCCGCTAACCGGGAGCTACAAATCCATGTTTCAGAAGCTCCCAGACATCCGagaag TTCTGACCTGTAAGATAGAAGAACTTGGCAGTGAACTCAAGGAACATTACAAGATTGAGGCTTTTACTCCTGTTCTAGTCCCAGCACAA GAGCCCGTCACTCTGCTGGGCCAGATCGGCTGTGACAGCAACGGGAAGCTGAACCACAAGTCAGTGATTCTGGAGGGAGATCGGGAACATTCCTCAGGCGCTCAGATTCCAGTGGATCTATCTGAACTCCAAGAATATTCTCTGTTTCCTGGACAG GTTGTGGTTATGGAAGGCATCAACACCACTGGTAGAAAACTTGTTGCCACCAGACTCTACGAG GGTGTGCCACTGCCGTTCCATCAGCCCACGGAAGAGGATGGAG ATTCTGAGCAAATCATGGTCCTGGTGGCCTGTGGGCCGTACACCACATCTGACAGCATCGCGTTTGAGCCCCTGCTTGATCTGATCACCATCATCAACCACGACCGGCCCGACGTCTGCATGCTG TTTGGACCTTTCCTGGATGCTAAGCACAAACAGGTAGAG ACCTGTCTACTGACAAGCCCATTTGAAGATGTTTTCAAGCAATGTCTACGAACAATTATTGAAGGGACACGAAG CTCCGGCTCCCACCTTGTCTTCGTCCCATCGCTGAGAGACGTGCACCATGAGCCCGTGTACCCACAGCCACCTTTCACCTGCTCCGACCTGCCTCGAGAGGACAAAAAG CGAGTGCAGTTCGTGTCTGAGCCCTGCACCCTCTCCATAAATGGAATGATCTTTGGTTTGACGTCCACCGACCTGCTGTTCCACATGGGGGCTGAGGAGATCAGTAG TTCTTCCGGAACTTCAGACAGGTTCAGCCGAATACTCAAGCACATCCTGACCCAGCGGAG cTACTACCCGCTCTACCCTCCCCAGGAGGATGTGGCCATTGACTATGAGAATTTCTATGCCTACGCGCAGCTGCCCGTCACCCCCGATGTCTTCATAGCCCCTTCAGAGCTGAAATACTTTGTGAAG gaCATCCTTGGCTGCATCTGTGTGAATCCCGGGCGCCTCACCAAAGGGCAGGTGGGGGGCACCTTCGGCCGACTCTACCTCAGGAGGCAGACCGCGGGCGCCGAGGGGAGGCAGAGTCCGTGTACTGCCGCCCAGGTGGTCCGGATCTGA